Proteins from a single region of Argopecten irradians isolate NY chromosome 7, Ai_NY, whole genome shotgun sequence:
- the LOC138327548 gene encoding beta-1,3-galactosyltransferase 5-like: MTMAHARKSSRACENFFAGFVIFACGLSIIITTKSQTITRAKRKIDSSRELQENRKTFLSVLNEEREKMDKSDAYRHPPISDGNIDDTVVKGWFRRKPVDRYVPTTFHPILTKPEIITSSVCKNTEVDILVISVSYWGNADKRAAIRGTWAARDTFIDIGTQVVFFLGRPTTAADQAKIESEGQTYGDIVQGDFVDAKANISMKGLLALQWINNNCLHAKYAIKADDDMFVNLFYVMEFGLSELSRQNKVIMCQTRPKNSIEIIRNKSSKWYVPPEVLPGRTKFPAMCYANVVLLTMDVIPELYRASFSMPYCTVDDAYIFGMLVELAKDVEFQSIGETISMDQNQAFEDLLSPNQPQYLASAVKQIEYFGKFWNTALKRVPRWAKVHLNKNIKT, encoded by the coding sequence ATGACAATGGCGCATGCCAGGAAGTCATCACGCGCTTGTGAAAACTTCTTCGCGGGATTTGTGATATTTGCGTGTGGACTGTCCATCATTATAACAACGAAATCCCAAACAATTACAAGAGCAAAAAGGAAAATCGATTCTTCGCGAGAGCTACAAGAAAACAGGAAAACTTTCCTCTCTGTTCTCAATGAAGAACGTGAAAAGATGGACAAGAGTGATGCATATCGACATCCGCCAATATCAGACGGCAACATAGATGACACGGTAGTAAAAGGCTGGTTTCGTAGAAAACCAGTGGACAGATACGTGCCAACGACATTCCATCCAATTCTGACTAAACCTGAAATTATCACAAGTTCAGTATGTAAAAATACGGAGGTAGACATATTGGTCATTTCTGTAAGTTACTGGGGCAACGCCGACAAGCGTGCCGCCATTAGAGGCACATGGGCAGCCCGCGACACTTTCATCGATATTGGAACTCAAGTTGTGTTCTTCCTTGGACGACCAACCACTGCTGCAGACCAAGCTAAAATAGAATCGGAAGGTCAGACATATGGAGACATAGTTCAAGGTGACTTTGTTGATGCCAAGGCTAATATTTCTATGAAAGGCCTACTCGCCCTCCAGTGGATCAACAATAACTGCCTTCATGCCAAGTACGCCATCAAAGCTGATGATGACATGTTTGTAAACCTCTTTTACGTTATGGAATTTGGGTTGTCGGAACTATCGAGACAAAACAAAGTCATTATGTGTCAGACGCGACCGAAGAATTCTATTGAAATCATTAGAAATAAAAGCAGTAAATGGTACGTGCCTCCAGAAGTACTACCTGGTCGTACGAAATTCCCTGCTATGTGTTACGCTAACGTTGTATTATTGACAATGGATGTCATTCCGGAGCTGTACAGAGCCTCGTTTTCAATGCCTTACTGTACCGTTGATGATGCATATATATTTGGTATGTTAGTTGAACTCGCGAAGGATGTTGAATTCCAATCGATCGGTGAGACAATCTCTATGGACCAAAATCAAGCATTTGAGGATCTTTTGTCGCCAAATCAGCCTCAATACCTCGCGAGTGCTGTAAAACAAATAGAATATTTCGGCAAGTTTTGGAATACCGCATTAAAGAGAGTACCAAGATGGGCAAAagttcatttgaacaaaaacattaaaacgtga